The genomic DNA GACCGCCAAACGCCTGAAGCAGCTTCGACGGATCTCCGGATACGCAGTATCCCATTGCCTGTGCCCATGTATTCGGATCGCTGTATGTAGCATACATCGGCTTGGTTGAGAAAATGATCAGACCACAGGCCGGTGTCAACAGCACCATGTTCAGGAAAATGAAGCCGATCTTAGTGAGTCCTGAAGCCTTGTCTTTTTCCGGCAGCGGATTAATCAGTGTCCACCACATTAGGATGGACGCAATAAACAGCACCAGATAATAGATCCGGTGAAGAGCAAAATGCAGCATCACATAGTCATGGACCGCCGGAAAGTGATAGAAAGAGAATAATCCGTTAAACACCACCGCAGCCACAACGGGCCGGGCCAAGAAACCCAGTTTCTTGAATGGATTCACCTTCAGGATCGCTCTCCACAGCCATGCCGGTAAGCCCATCATAAGCAGCGGCGGCGCCACCAGATATGACAGTGCCATCGTCGTCATGTGAAACGTAAACATGATATGTCCGAGCAGACTGATCGGCCCGCCTTGAGCAAGGTACAGGATAAACATACCGCTGACGAAGCTGATCTTTTTGCTTAACGATACGGGCTCAGCACCGGCAAACCTCTCACTGAGCGGTCCGATTACAACAAAATAAGCAGCCGTCACGAGCAGCATAAATGCGAGAAATAACGGACTGAACAAAGCGCTAAAGCTAAAATATTCTAACCCCAGCATGTTAAAACCTCCTCTCAAGCAGCGTCATATCTGTCGAAATTGTGACAGCTTGCCCTCATTGAAAAAAAGAGGGGGCCAAAGCCCGCCTCTTTCTCTATTTTACCACCAAACCCAATACAAAGCTGTTACGATCGCAGTACCAGCTACGAAGAATCCACCAATCATAAACAGGATGGGCATCAAATGTCCCCGATCCTTTAAGTGCATCCAGTAACCTAATTGAACCAGAACCTGAAGCACTGCCATAACCAGGAGCAAAATAACCGTAAAGGCTGCATTCACTCCGCCGGCAGAGACTGCCGCAAAAGCAATGGCTGTCAGAATGATGGAGAAAATGAATACTATGATATGCTTCTGAGGGCCCTCATGACGTTCACTATGCTTAACGACATCATGATTCGCTTGATGATCTGCAGTAGACATGTCTTAGCCCACCTTTCCGAGCAGGTAAACGACCGTAAAGATGAATACCCATACGACGTCGATAAAGTGCCAATACATCGCCGACACATATACCTTAGGCGCCGTTACGACCGTCAAT from Paenibacillus sp. J23TS9 includes the following:
- a CDS encoding cytochrome C oxidase subunit IV family protein; the encoded protein is MSTADHQANHDVVKHSERHEGPQKHIIVFIFSIILTAIAFAAVSAGGVNAAFTVILLLVMAVLQVLVQLGYWMHLKDRGHLMPILFMIGGFFVAGTAIVTALYWVWW
- the ctaG gene encoding cytochrome c oxidase assembly factor CtaG translates to MLGLEYFSFSALFSPLFLAFMLLVTAAYFVVIGPLSERFAGAEPVSLSKKISFVSGMFILYLAQGGPISLLGHIMFTFHMTTMALSYLVAPPLLMMGLPAWLWRAILKVNPFKKLGFLARPVVAAVVFNGLFSFYHFPAVHDYVMLHFALHRIYYLVLFIASILMWWTLINPLPEKDKASGLTKIGFIFLNMVLLTPACGLIIFSTKPMYATYSDPNTWAQAMGYCVSGDPSKLLQAFGGPTFFNIMSTKVDQQVGGIVMKFIQEFIFASMLGKVFFQWYKTENKEEDDITPAEFNEGSLNRA